The window CCGATAAAGTGATGGAATCCGAAAAATTCAACAGCTGACCCAACTTTTGGCTAAAATCCTGATGCGATAAATCCACATCCACCGCCATTAGCCCGGTCAGGAACCGAACGAGTCGTGAATCATTGAGGGCCACAGGTGCTGGTGCTTTCGTCATATTCCCCTACGACAACCAAAGCGCCGCATACAAGTCATTGAATTTGTTAAGAAAGTTGGAATGGCAGTAGAGCCGAATAACCACTTATGCCCAGTCTTTAAAGTCCTTGCCTGAATCACCAAGCCAGTCTTTAGCCGAGCTATTTTTGCGGCTCATTATGGACAATTTATAACAAGATACAAGACTGGTTTTTTGCTGCTAATAGCGGTAAGCAGTTACAGCACCGTCGCTCAAAAAACAACCAGTCATGCGACATGGGATACAAAAAAGTCTACTCACTATACCGCCATCACCACAGCCCAAAACGCCACAGCATCAACTATTTTTAGTTCGACTAAAGGGCCCATTAGCAGATTAGCTCGGCAATAATATCGAGCCACCTGAAGGATTAAGTTATGCTAAAATCTCGCGCCAATACCAAAAGCGCCGACTGCGATAGCTATTGCAGCACTTAAATACCGCCACCCGATTTTTATTCTATGAGCAATAAAGACGCCATCTACTCCAAGCCGTTGGAAGCCATCGCCGATTTCAGTTTCGACGATAAAGTCGTGCAGGTATTTCCGGATATGATTCAACGCTCAGTGCCAGGCTACAGCACTATCATTGCTATGACCGGGGTGATGGCGGCACGCTACGCACAGGCGGGTAGTTTTTGTTATGACTTGGGCAGCTCATTAGGTGCTTCCACCTTGTCATTGCGTCAACAACTCGAACACGCTGAACAAAAACCCGCAAAAATTATTGCCGTTGATAATTCCGCTGCAATGCAACAACGCTGCCAGCAAATTATTGCTCAGGACACATCAAGTACTGATGTGGAACTGGTGGAAAATAATATTCAGGATGTTGTCATTGAGAATGCCTCAGTGGTTGTGCTCAATTTCACTTTGCAATTTATCAACATTGCTGCACGTGAAGCGTTGTTACAAAAAATATTTAACGGTATGCGAAGCGGCGGCATATTAATCCTGTCAGAAAAGTTCTGTTTTGATGATCCACACTTACAACAATTAAATACCGACCTGCACCATAGCTTCAAACGAGCCAATGGCTACAGTGATATGGAAATCAGTCAGAAACGCACCGCACTGGAAAAAGTATTATTGCCGGAAACTATCAACACCCATCAACAACGGTTAAAAGACGTCGGGTTTAGCAGTAACGATGTCTGGTTCCAGTGTTTTAATTTTGCCTCCCTCGTTGCCATCAAATAGAGTTGCCATGATTGATTACCAACCCTTTCTACAATATCTAGCGCTGGATCTGGACAACAAAGCTATTCAACAGTGGCTGCCACAATTACCGGCTCAGATAGAACGCGGACTGGATCAAAAACGTTATGGCGACTTACCCCGTTGGCAAGCAGCGTTGGAGGGCCTACCCGATTGGCAGCCACAGGCTTATCAACTGGATCAAGCAGCCATCACGCTGAAAGTAGCCACTGAATTAAACGATGAACAATTAAGCCAACTTAAACAACAGCTTCAGGGCCTACACCCATGGCGCAAAGGCCCCTTTAATTTTTTTGGTGTCCACATCAATACCGAATGGCACTCAGATTGGAAGTGGGATCGGGTTAAAGATCACATTGCCCCGTTGTCAGGGCGCAAGGTGTTGGATATCGGCTGTGGTAGCGGCTACCACTGCTGGCGCATGCGCGGAGCAGGGGCTGAACTGGTTATTGGCATCGATCCAACCCCCTTATTTGTGGTGCAATTCTTTAGCCTGCAAAAATATATTCAGGACCCTGCTGTAACCGTGCTGCCCATGGGCATAGAACACTTGCCGGAAAAAATGCGCTACTTCGATACGGTTTTTTCCATGGGTGTGCTCTACCATCGCCGCTCCCCCTTTGATCACTTGATTGAATTACGCGACGCCTTGATTTCAGGCGGCGAACTGGTATTAGAAACATTGATTATTGATGGCGGCGCTGGCGAAGTATTAGTGCCTAGTGACCGCTATGCCCGCATGGGCAATGTCTGGTTTTTACCCAGCTGCGCCACTTTACAGGGCTGGCTGCAAAAAGTGGGCTTCAAGGACATCAAAATTGTTGATGTGAACACCACCTCGATCGAAGAGCAGCGCAGTACCGAATGGATGACGTTCCACTCCCTGGAACAATTTCTGGATCCGCAAGATCACTGCAAAACCATTGAAGGTTATCCGGCACCGAAACGCGCAGTATTGACCGCTAAAGCCCCCTGATACTGACCGCTTCCAGTTTAGCTATATTCATTAATATCTGTCGAAACTCCTTACAAACCAAGCCGCCCACATCCCTTCCAATCTGATAAAAAGTCATTAAAAACATACACTTAAAAACATGGCACATAACATGCTTTATCACTCGCAGTATTCTTTAATCCTGAACCAAGCAGTAGGAATTCACCATGAAGTACATTACCGCCGCTATCGCCGCCTTAGCCTTTAGCTCATTAAGCAACGCCAACCTGATCACTAACGGTGGCTTCGAAAGCCCCGATATCAACAGTGGCTGGACCTACCAATTAGACGACTTACCCGGCGGCTGGGAAGGCGACAATATTGAAGTATGGAAAACCGGCTTCAATGGCGTTAACTCTTTTGCTGGTGATCAGCACGGTGAATTAAATGCTCACCCCAATGACGGCACTAACTTCTCTATTTTCCAAACTTTTAATACGGTCGATCAGGCTGACTACGATTTCT is drawn from Oceanicoccus sp. KOV_DT_Chl and contains these coding sequences:
- the cmoA gene encoding carboxy-S-adenosyl-L-methionine synthase CmoA, which encodes MSNKDAIYSKPLEAIADFSFDDKVVQVFPDMIQRSVPGYSTIIAMTGVMAARYAQAGSFCYDLGSSLGASTLSLRQQLEHAEQKPAKIIAVDNSAAMQQRCQQIIAQDTSSTDVELVENNIQDVVIENASVVVLNFTLQFINIAAREALLQKIFNGMRSGGILILSEKFCFDDPHLQQLNTDLHHSFKRANGYSDMEISQKRTALEKVLLPETINTHQQRLKDVGFSSNDVWFQCFNFASLVAIK
- the cmoB gene encoding tRNA 5-methoxyuridine(34)/uridine 5-oxyacetic acid(34) synthase CmoB, which encodes MIDYQPFLQYLALDLDNKAIQQWLPQLPAQIERGLDQKRYGDLPRWQAALEGLPDWQPQAYQLDQAAITLKVATELNDEQLSQLKQQLQGLHPWRKGPFNFFGVHINTEWHSDWKWDRVKDHIAPLSGRKVLDIGCGSGYHCWRMRGAGAELVIGIDPTPLFVVQFFSLQKYIQDPAVTVLPMGIEHLPEKMRYFDTVFSMGVLYHRRSPFDHLIELRDALISGGELVLETLIIDGGAGEVLVPSDRYARMGNVWFLPSCATLQGWLQKVGFKDIKIVDVNTTSIEEQRSTEWMTFHSLEQFLDPQDHCKTIEGYPAPKRAVLTAKAP